Part of the bacterium genome, CCTCCATCCAGATAAGAAATATGATAGCCGAGGACGATGATCCGGAACTTCTTTCTGTTTTGAATTCACAATATGTAACCAATTTGATGTCACAAAAGCGATATGTTCTTTTGCAGAAGTTTATCGAATCTACTCTTCAAAAAGACCCCCAATTATCAACAAATAAAGCCTTTCGTGATATTCTTAAGCAAATAAATAATAAAACAGACGGACCGGTCAGATTTGGATTTATAACTTCTTTAACAGGATCCAACGGTGAGACCGGCAGATCAATCAAAAGCGGCGTCGAGTTGGCAGTTTCTCAGTATAACCGGTTATACACACCGAGCATCGAATTGGTTATTTACGACGACCAATCGGATATCATTCAGGCAATTCATGCGGCTAAAGAACTATCCGCCGCCGACGGCATCTCTGCCATCATCGGACCCGTTGAAAGCAGCGCAATGGCAGCCGCTGCCGTGGTTGCCGATCAGTATCACATCCCTATTATCTCGCCTACCGCTACAAAATCAGGTCTTACGCAAATCGGCCCCTATGTTTATCAAGCCAATGTGAACATAGAATCCCGCAGTGAAGCCATGGCGCATTATGCCGTTGACGTACTCGGCCTGAGGACTTTTGCAATTCTTTCACCTTCCGATTTGTATGGCGACATTGCATCCACCGCTTTCGCACAGTCGGTTGAAAAGCTCGGAGGAAGAATGATCGTGTTTGAAAAATTTTACGATAACACGACCGATTTTAAGGGACAACTTGTACACCTTAGAAAAATGGGTTTTATCGACAGGGCGCTTCGCCAAACCTCTTTCCGTTTCCTTTCTAAACTTACTCCTCAGCAAGTCGATTCTATTTATGCACAACATTATCCCATCGATAGTACTTCAAATGAGGGTGAATATAGCATTCCGATGGAATTTATCGATGCATTGTTCTTACCCGTATATACCGATGATATTAAATACATCGCACCACAACTTGCATTTTATAACATCAAAACGCAGCTGCTTGGGGGCGATAACTGGTACGATCAAACCGAATTGAGACTACATCAAAATTACATAAACGGAGTCATGTTCGTATCCGAGTCGTACCTGGATCCAGGTAATCCGGAAGTTAAAGCGTTTAATGAAGCGTTTAGAAAAACCTATGGAGTCTTGCCGTCGCGCGAAGCAGCGTATGGTTTTGACCTGATGAATATGCTTTCGGCTTTTGTGCACTCAGGATATTATACAAGTGAAGAAATACAAATTGAACTTAATAAAGGTTCAATATGGCGAGGAATTCACAACAGGATAATATTTACAAACGACTCGCGAGTCAATTCATCCGTTCATATCCTGCAATTTTCTAACGGGCAAATAAAAAAAGCCTCTGAATAGATCTTTGTTACACTATCCTATCGTATGCACATAAAACATCTCATCAAGAAAATCTGCATATTTTTTTTACTGCTGTACCTGTGCGCGCCAGAATTGCTTTCGGCACAGACGGACAGCGTGACGATCACGGAGGTAATGTTCAATCCAAACTCTACAAACAACGAGTTTGTAGAGATTTATAATTACGGTTCCACTCCCATTGACTTGACGGGTTGGAGACTCTATGATTATCAGGACGTTGATACGTTGAAAGATTTCGGGCAAGGGTTAATTCTTGCTCCAAAACAATTTGCGGTAATTTTTTGAAAGCGATTATGACACAGCGGCTGGAATATACAAAACACTTATTCCGCTTTCTGCTCTCATCGTTAGAGTTAACGATACCCAAATTGGGAACGCACTTGGCAACAATGGCGATAATGTAATCCTTGTACGGTCGATCGGCGACACCTTATCCAAATATACATATACCAGCGCAAACACAACGGGTATATCGGATGAAAAAATGAATGTTGCTGACTCATTAAATTCGGCATCAAATTGGACAGATAGTAAGACAACAAATGGAACACCTGGCAATTATCCCGAACTAGATCTTTCAATTAAGGAACAGCGACTTATTTTTGTCCCAACAGAGCCCCCGACAAATTCTACGGTCAATATAACTGCAATAGTCAATAACATGGCTATCCGCGGAGCAGACAGTTTTAAAGTTAAGTTTTACGAGGACCTTAATAGAAATTACAATGCAGAAGATGGTGAGGAATTAGATTCAGTCAACCATTTAACATCGCTGAATTTCGCCGATTCGGCTACGGTGTCGGTAAATTCTTCCTCACTTTCAAGCGGGACACATGTTTTCCTTGCGAAAATTGTTAATATATTTCCTAATGCAGACACTTCACTGTCCAATAATACAGTTATTGACTCCGTTTCAACAGTTCCCGCAATGGATCTTTCTGTGAGTACGTCATTTCTCACTTTTACTCCGTCGAATCCAAAAGTCGGAGACAACTTGCAAGTCATTTCGAGGATAAAAAATACAGGTTTAACTGCAACTACTGATTTTACGGTAAAATTTTATGAGGATATCAACCGTAATGTGTTTCCGGACGCAAACGAATTCATAGATTCGGTCAACTTTGCGGGTATTCTAAATACAAACGATTCCATGAATGTCTCGATAATGGTAAATGGTATAACATTCGGCTGGCATCCGTATCTGGCCAAAATTATTCCTTCGAGCGTCATACCGCTAGTAGACGAGGTCAGTTCCAATGATCAGCGTATGGATTCCGTAAACGTCACGATTCCCGATTCGATCACCCTTACGGAGGTGATGTTTAAACCAATTAGCGGTGAGGATTTTGACGAATTTATAGAAGTATATAACTACAGCAATCAGCCGATAGACCTGCTAAATTGGCGCGTTCGAGATAACAGTGCAATGGATACGTTGAAAAATGCAGGTTCCGGTACCATATTAAATCCAGGTCAATTTGCTGTAATATTTCATCAAGGTTACGATCTTGTAAACGGCTTATATAAAGATATTTTTCCAGTCGGGGCGCTCCCACTGAAAGTTCACAGCGGATTAATAGGAAACGGTTTAGGAAATTCGGCCGATTCCGTAAAATTAGTGAATTCGATAGGAGATACGATCTCGCGATATGCCTGGTCGGTGTCGAGCGGTTTCACGTCAGGTATTTCGCACGAGAAAAAAAATTTAAATAACGATAACTCTCCGTCAAATTGGATAAATAGCATTTATATAAATGGTACACCCGGATTTTTAAATAGCGTGACGCCAAAACAATTTGATCTTTCGATACTACCCCATGATATTGCTTTTTCACCGGCCTATCCGGTTTCCGGTCAGATGTTTTCAATCTCAGGGCGGCTTTACAATATCGGCGAAATGCCCACCGGCAGTTTTTCAGTGAATATTTACCGTTATGTTGACCAGGACTCGATATTGCTTTCGTCCTTCAATTCAACCGGTTTAGCTCCGGGAGACTTTGTCGTAATAGCGGCGTCCGATACATCTGTTGTTGAAGAACAGCAAATTCTTATCCGTATTATTTATCCGTCAGATGAAAATTTACAAAACAATGTTGCACTCAAAAAAATTGTATTGGGCGCGAAACGATTTTCCGTTGTCGTCAATGAAATTAATTACCTCCCCTCTTCAACTTCTACAGAGTGGATCGAACTGTATAACCGCAGTCCGGATTCCGTCAACTTAAAAAAATGGAAATGGAGCGATGAGGCAAATATTAATTCTCCGAAGTCCATAACAACGTCTAATTATTGGCTCAAATCAGACGGCTATGTTTTACTTGTCAAAGATTCCGCTTTGTTTAATAATTTCTACGCCAACGTTCCTGCTCACAAATTTTATATGAATACAAACTTTTCCTCATTAAATAATTCGGGCGATTTGATTGTCCTTTTCGATAGCCTTGATATTCCGATTGATAGTCTGTTTTATGAACCTACCTGGGGAGGCGGTGCGGATATTTCCTTAGAGCGGGTCATCGCAGATTCTGCGTCGACCATTCCATCGAACTGGCGGTCTTCCGAAGCCTATCACCAGGCAACGCCGGGTTCATTGAACAGCCAAACACCGGTTGCATTCGATATCGCGGTACGTCAAAATGATATTACTTTTTCACCGCCGCATCCGGCTGTAAATCAGCCGGTCACCATCACAGCTGTTGTTCGTAATAAAGGCTTACAGGCTATTAATTCATATTTTACTGTAAAAGTATTTTATGACGAGGATGTAAATCAAACTCCTGAACCATCTGAATTAATTGATTCGATAGGAATCAACAGCCTTAACGTTGACGATTCCCAAGCGGTTGAAATAAACTGGACAGTCCCGTCCATTCTTTCCAAAAGAAATTCTCAGCTAGCTGAATCCCGATATATTATTGTTCTGTTGGAATACAGCGGAGACCAACGTATTGAAAACAATTTGACTATCCGAGAACTCAAGATCGGTATCCGTGATCAATCAGTTTTGATCAATGAAATATTGTATGAGCCTGACACATCGCAGGTCGAGTTTATTGAAATTTATAATTTCAACAACACAGCATTGAATCTTCAAAACTGGACGATTTCAGATGCCTCTTCCTCTAAAGTAATCGTAGAACTGCCTCAATATATTTCCACACAACAATTTAGAGTATTAACCGGCGACAGTTCTTTTTTTAGAAATTTTCCATCTGTTCCCGACAGTTTAGTTATAGTTATTCCCTCCATGCCATCCTTAAATAATACGGATGATAAAGTCGTTCTCAAAGACGATGTAGGGAATGTGGTTGACAGCCTGCATTATTACAGTACCTGGGGCGGTCGAAACGGCAAGAGTTTGGAGCGCCGCAGTTCCACTTCGAATACGAATGACCCGGCAAACTGGGTTTCATCTCTGTCTGCAGCCAGATCTACTCCCGCCGCGGCTAACAGCATTTTTCAGGCGCATGCTTATTTACGCAATTCGCTCCTGATAAATGAAATCATGTACAGCCCGTTCACCGGTGAACCCGAATACATAGAAGTTTATAATCCAGCGGACTCAGGAATAAACCTGCTGAACTGGAGCTTGTTGGTTGGGTCTGACAAAACCATTATTGTGTCTGATCATTTTATCCTGCCGTCAAAAGATTATGCAGTTCTTGCCCAGAATACTTCCTTTTCGAATCGTTTTGATATTCCAAATTCTAAAATTCTTTTAACCGAAAGCGGTTTGCCTACGCTTTCTAATTCAGGTAATACGATATTACTTCAAGATCTTGTCGGAAACACTATTGACAGTGTGAACTATTCGCCAAACTGGGGCGGCGGCGAAGGTATTTCGATTGAGCGGATTCGTTCCGACGGAGACGCAAATGTAGCCGGCAACTGGGGATCGTGTGTATTCATTGAGGGTGGAACGCCAGGCGCAATCAATAGTAATATTGCAGGCAGCTTACGAAAAAAAATAAATATCACCGCCTCCCCCAACCCGTTCCTGGTTGATCAGGGGCAGCAAACAAAAATAACGATTGATATACCGGTCGCACAAGCGCGCATGACCGTCAAAATCTACGATAATCAGGGCCGTTTGATCAATACGTTATTAAATAATTCATTGACAGGCAGCCACCGGGAAATCGAATGGGATGGGAAAGACAGAGGTCGTAAAATTGCGAGGATGGGAATATATATTATCTATGTCGAAGTAATTGACGATATTTCCGGTTTTAGTAAGAGCGCAAAACAAACTGTAGTTTTGGCCAGACGATTGTAGTTCGGGCAGAATATCAATATTTTAATGAACTGAGACTTTTTCTTAGATTTTTCTCGATACCTCCACACACGAGATCACATAACTTAAAGATTGATTCATCCGCAATGCTGTAAAAGCTATTTAAGCCTTCTTTTCGGCGTTTCAATATCCCGGCGTCAAACATTAAACCCAGATGTTTTGAAACATTGGCTTGGTTCGCCCCCGTTACTTCGACAATCTGCTGTACGTTCATTTCATGATCATGAAGACTGTGCAGAATTTTAAGGCGCATGGGCTCCGACAATATCTTAAACCGTCCTGCCATAAGATCCAGCGTTTCGTCTGACATATTTTTCATTACCTATTCCTTCATATTAGTCTTGCTTAAATAAAATAGATATAAATTATATGAATATCAAAAACTTTATTGGAGAAATAAATAGTTCCTTCTTGGGAATAATTTTCTTGCATTAGAGTTATTAATCTACTATATTGCTATATAATCATATATATTCTAACAATGAGGAATTATGAAATACAGTTTCTTTTTCATCATAAGCTATGTAACCATGTCGGCAAGTGTATTTGCCTGGTCGATTGGTGGAACAGAATTGAGCCTTTCGGATGCCCTGAAAAGGGCTGAAGAACAGAATTTTGACCTTCGTCTGATGGATACTGAAGTTGAAATTTCCAGCGCCGATTTAAATAAGACCTATTCGCTCTTTCTGCCGCAAATTACGCTATCCGAAACATATGTTGCGACAAACGATCCGCTAAATGTTTTCGGTATCAAACTCAAACAGGAAGTGGTTTCTACCAACGATTTTAACCCCCTGTTGTTAAATGATCCCAAGACTATTAAGAATTATACAACCAAAATTGAAGTCCAACAGCCTTTGATCAACCTTGACGGCCTTTTGGGTCGAGGCGCTGCTTCGGCAGGTCTTAAAGCAAATCAAGAAAAAAGAAAAAGAACGATCGAATATATTCATTTTCAGGTAAAGAAAAGCTATTTCGAGCTCGTGTTGGCACAGGCTAGCCTCAAAGTAATTGACCAATCGCTCGGGGCGGTTAAGGCGTACCGTGATCAGGCAAAGAACTATTACGATCAGGGTCTTATTCATCGTTCGGATTTACTGATGGCTGAAGTTCAGCTCCTGGATGTTGAAAGTAAGAAAATCGAAGCCGCTAATCAGTTGAAAGATGCTACAGAGCGTTTATTATTTCTGATGGGAATACGCGAACCGATAGACATCACGCCATCGGACACGTTGAACTTGCCCTCAAGCGAAACGGCGAATTTAAATATTTCGACTGCCACTGAAAATCGTTCGGATATAAGGGCCATGCGATATGGTATTGCCGCTATGGAAAAAATGCATGCTATGAATCTCTACAAGCTGGCGCCCACGATCAATGCGTTTGGAAGCTACGAAATGAATGAAAACAAATTATTTGGCAGCAAAGGCAAAAACTGGATGGCCGGCGTCATGTTAAAGTGGGAGATATTCAAGGGATGGGATAACTTCGGCGCAATACAAAAAAGTTCCGCTCAATTGCGCAATGCAAAAATTAACTACGACAAGACCCTTCAAAATAACCGAACTGAAACGGCGGCGGCAATGCGTAAACTGGTTGTCATGCAAAAGAAGACGGAGCTGTCAAAAGAATCTGTACAACAGGCCGGCGAAAGCCTGCGTATCATCTCAGATCGTTATGCCAAAGGATTGGAAAAGACATCCGATCTACTTATGGCTGAAGCAACCCTATCCAACGCAAGGCTCAATCATTTACAGGCGCTGTTTGGCTATAACGTCAGCATCTTTTTCCTGGATTTTCTATTGGAA contains:
- a CDS encoding winged helix-turn-helix transcriptional regulator, whose translation is MKNMSDETLDLMAGRFKILSEPMRLKILHSLHDHEMNVQQIVEVTGANQANVSKHLGLMFDAGILKRRKEGLNSFYSIADESIFKLCDLVCGGIEKNLRKSLSSLKY
- a CDS encoding TolC family protein, which translates into the protein MKYSFFFIISYVTMSASVFAWSIGGTELSLSDALKRAEEQNFDLRLMDTEVEISSADLNKTYSLFLPQITLSETYVATNDPLNVFGIKLKQEVVSTNDFNPLLLNDPKTIKNYTTKIEVQQPLINLDGLLGRGAASAGLKANQEKRKRTIEYIHFQVKKSYFELVLAQASLKVIDQSLGAVKAYRDQAKNYYDQGLIHRSDLLMAEVQLLDVESKKIEAANQLKDATERLLFLMGIREPIDITPSDTLNLPSSETANLNISTATENRSDIRAMRYGIAAMEKMHAMNLYKLAPTINAFGSYEMNENKLFGSKGKNWMAGVMLKWEIFKGWDNFGAIQKSSAQLRNAKINYDKTLQNNRTETAAAMRKLVVMQKKTELSKESVQQAGESLRIISDRYAKGLEKTSDLLMAEATLSNARLNHLQALFGYNVSIFFLDFLLEGKN
- a CDS encoding lamin tail domain-containing protein; the protein is MHIKHLIKKICIFFLLLYLCAPELLSAQTDSVTITEVMFNPNSTNNEFVEIYNYGSTPIDLTGWRLYDYQDVDTLKDFGQGLILAPKQFAVIF
- a CDS encoding ABC transporter substrate-binding protein, with translation MKLIYFLLIPSCLSTAFSQDKSLSEKMLFDTGLTAYRSKLYPTSIKTFESMIANFPEGDLYTAGLLMLSKSYEKMRYFKKSITVADELITAYPGSKYIDDALYTRAQSYYGNDDYTSAIRDLSLLKTTSIEKHLQSRSDSLIRRIIQNNLSSIQIRNMIAEDDDPELLSVLNSQYVTNLMSQKRYVLLQKFIESTLQKDPQLSTNKAFRDILKQINNKTDGPVRFGFITSLTGSNGETGRSIKSGVELAVSQYNRLYTPSIELVIYDDQSDIIQAIHAAKELSAADGISAIIGPVESSAMAAAAVVADQYHIPIISPTATKSGLTQIGPYVYQANVNIESRSEAMAHYAVDVLGLRTFAILSPSDLYGDIASTAFAQSVEKLGGRMIVFEKFYDNTTDFKGQLVHLRKMGFIDRALRQTSFRFLSKLTPQQVDSIYAQHYPIDSTSNEGEYSIPMEFIDALFLPVYTDDIKYIAPQLAFYNIKTQLLGGDNWYDQTELRLHQNYINGVMFVSESYLDPGNPEVKAFNEAFRKTYGVLPSREAAYGFDLMNMLSAFVHSGYYTSEEIQIELNKGSIWRGIHNRIIFTNDSRVNSSVHILQFSNGQIKKASE